Proteins encoded together in one Anguilla anguilla isolate fAngAng1 chromosome 9, fAngAng1.pri, whole genome shotgun sequence window:
- the abhd11 gene encoding protein ABHD11 isoform X2, which produces MSSPVNLTYDVFDGKGTDTPLVFLHGLFGSKSNFHSIAKSLVQRTGRKVLTVDARNHGHSTHSPVLTYEAMTSDLRQLLGQLHIGKCILIGHSMGGKVAMCTALMQPSLVERLVVVDITPAQSTTRTNFHAYIQAMKEVKIAGAIPRSTARRLAEDQLRNLIKERSVRQFLLTNFVEENGHYAWRVNLEAISKHLEDLMSFPNFDATYEGPTLFLGGSNSAYISSEDYPEIQRLFPAADIQYIPDASHWIHADKPLDFISSIISFLQS; this is translated from the exons ATGTCAAG CCCAGTAAATCTGACGTATGATGTGTTTGATGGGAAAGGGACAGACACTCCCCTCGTATTTCTTCACGGTTTGTTCGGCAGTAAATCCAATTTCCACTCGATAGCCAAGTCTCTGGTGCAAAGAACAGGGAGAAAG GTGCTGACTGTAGATGCTCGTAACCATGGACACAGTACGCATAGCCCTGTTTTGACCTATGAAGCGATGACCAGTGATCTTCGGCAGCTCCTTGGCCAGCTGCACATAGGAAAATGTATTCTGATTGGCCATAGTATGGGAGGCAAGGTGGCCATGTGCACAGCTCTGATGCAG CCAAGTCTGGTGGAGCGACTTGTTGTGGTAGACATCACTCCAGCGCAGTCCACGACACGAACCAACTTCCACGCCTACATCCAGGCCATGAAGGAAGTGAAGATAGCCGGTGCCATCCCCCGCTCTACAGCACGCAGGCTGGCCGAAGACCAGCTCCGCAATCTCATCAAG GAACGTTCTGTGAGACAGTTTCTCTTGACCAACTTTGTGGAAGAAAATGGTCACTACGCTTGGAGAGTGAACTTGGAGGCCATTTCTAAGCATCTAGAAGACCTCATGAGTTTCCCCAATTTTGACGCAACATATGAAGGACCAACACTTTTTCTGGGTGGAAGCAACTCCGCTTACATCAG CTCTGAGGATTACCCTGAGATCCAGCGTCTGTTTCCCGCTGCAGACATCCAGTACATCCCCGACGCCAGCCATTGGATCCACGCAGACAAGCCTCTAGACTTCATCAGCTCCATCATTTCCTTCCTGCAGTCCTAG
- the abhd11 gene encoding protein ABHD11 isoform X1, with translation MSLLCRIFHRGLLYGRTQYYSVTGPRGFCCGVPRNDRTWLDSAGSASPVNLTYDVFDGKGTDTPLVFLHGLFGSKSNFHSIAKSLVQRTGRKVLTVDARNHGHSTHSPVLTYEAMTSDLRQLLGQLHIGKCILIGHSMGGKVAMCTALMQPSLVERLVVVDITPAQSTTRTNFHAYIQAMKEVKIAGAIPRSTARRLAEDQLRNLIKERSVRQFLLTNFVEENGHYAWRVNLEAISKHLEDLMSFPNFDATYEGPTLFLGGSNSAYISSEDYPEIQRLFPAADIQYIPDASHWIHADKPLDFISSIISFLQS, from the exons ATGAGTCTCCTGTGTCGAATTTTCCACAGAGGACTGTTGTATGGACGGACACAATATTATTCTGTGACTGGACCTCGGGGTTTCTGCTGTGGCGTTCCTCGAAATGACCGTACATGGCTTGACAGCGCTGGTTCGGCCAG CCCAGTAAATCTGACGTATGATGTGTTTGATGGGAAAGGGACAGACACTCCCCTCGTATTTCTTCACGGTTTGTTCGGCAGTAAATCCAATTTCCACTCGATAGCCAAGTCTCTGGTGCAAAGAACAGGGAGAAAG GTGCTGACTGTAGATGCTCGTAACCATGGACACAGTACGCATAGCCCTGTTTTGACCTATGAAGCGATGACCAGTGATCTTCGGCAGCTCCTTGGCCAGCTGCACATAGGAAAATGTATTCTGATTGGCCATAGTATGGGAGGCAAGGTGGCCATGTGCACAGCTCTGATGCAG CCAAGTCTGGTGGAGCGACTTGTTGTGGTAGACATCACTCCAGCGCAGTCCACGACACGAACCAACTTCCACGCCTACATCCAGGCCATGAAGGAAGTGAAGATAGCCGGTGCCATCCCCCGCTCTACAGCACGCAGGCTGGCCGAAGACCAGCTCCGCAATCTCATCAAG GAACGTTCTGTGAGACAGTTTCTCTTGACCAACTTTGTGGAAGAAAATGGTCACTACGCTTGGAGAGTGAACTTGGAGGCCATTTCTAAGCATCTAGAAGACCTCATGAGTTTCCCCAATTTTGACGCAACATATGAAGGACCAACACTTTTTCTGGGTGGAAGCAACTCCGCTTACATCAG CTCTGAGGATTACCCTGAGATCCAGCGTCTGTTTCCCGCTGCAGACATCCAGTACATCCCCGACGCCAGCCATTGGATCCACGCAGACAAGCCTCTAGACTTCATCAGCTCCATCATTTCCTTCCTGCAGTCCTAG